Proteins encoded together in one Triticum dicoccoides isolate Atlit2015 ecotype Zavitan chromosome 7B, WEW_v2.0, whole genome shotgun sequence window:
- the LOC119336698 gene encoding uncharacterized protein LOC119336698: MKKYRESMDIHDSWRYTRRNLSRNRFHGERVEIMSRMSLLMKEVYGEAAYNSSSQPRWEHLAERCSYAKMPEQGVNKCGFYMLKVAYLYDGTKLVEEVKKRDPHSAYSKAECLFYVLFHHSNEIRRD; encoded by the exons ATGAAGAAGTATCGTGAGTCCATGGATATCCATGACTCGTGGAGATACACTAGGCGTAACCTTTCAAGAAATAGATTCCATGGTGAACGTGTCGAAATC ATGTCCAGGATGTCTTTGTTGATGAAGGAGGTTTACGGCGAAGCTGCATACAACTCTTCAAGCCAGCCCCGTTGGGAACATCTGGCAGAGAGATGTAGCTATGCAAAAATGCCAGAGCAAGGGGTTAACAAATGCGGCTTTTACATGTTAAAAGTTGCTTATCTATATGATGGCACCAAGCTAGTAGAGGAAGTGAAGAAGCGTGAT CCACATTCTGCCTACTCGAAGGCCGAGTGCCTTTTTTATGTTCTTTTTCACCATAGTAATGAGATTCGGCGCGACTAG